One window of Mesorhizobium sp. PAMC28654 genomic DNA carries:
- a CDS encoding patatin-like phospholipase family protein: protein MTKNGKAEETKKINIALQGGGSHGAFSWGVLDRLLEDGRLDISAVSGTSAGAMNAVALADGFVRGGVEGARQKLHDFWRAVAAKGRFSPVQRMPWDVAWGNWSIENTPGYLFFDTMSRVFSPYVANPPGLNPLRDVVAREINFDNVRACKSMELFISATNVETGQLRVFSDGEIDLDTVMASACLPQLFRAVEIKGVPYWDGGYGGNPALYPFFKTTTEDVLLVQINPVVREGTPKSANEIQNRIDEITFNAGLLREFRSIAFVKELIAAGRLPHGEYRDIRMHRIDADEAFKDLSASSKVNAEWAFLAYLRDLGRTAASDWLEENYDAVGKTATLDLSGQLDDGFKPVRGPAPGRRVKEFLAARLKPEVARRQA from the coding sequence ATGACGAAAAACGGCAAGGCGGAGGAGACCAAGAAGATCAATATCGCGCTGCAGGGTGGAGGCTCGCATGGGGCGTTCTCCTGGGGCGTGCTGGACCGACTGCTGGAAGACGGGCGGCTCGACATATCAGCGGTTTCCGGCACCAGCGCCGGCGCCATGAACGCGGTCGCGCTGGCCGATGGCTTTGTGCGCGGCGGGGTTGAGGGTGCCAGACAGAAGCTCCATGATTTCTGGCGCGCGGTGGCGGCGAAGGGCCGGTTCAGCCCGGTGCAGCGCATGCCTTGGGATGTCGCCTGGGGCAACTGGTCGATCGAGAACACGCCGGGCTATCTGTTCTTCGACACCATGTCGCGGGTGTTCTCGCCCTATGTCGCCAACCCGCCCGGCCTCAACCCCCTGCGCGATGTGGTCGCGCGGGAGATCAATTTCGACAATGTGCGAGCCTGCAAATCGATGGAACTGTTCATTTCGGCGACCAATGTCGAGACCGGGCAGCTGCGCGTCTTTTCCGATGGCGAGATCGACCTCGACACGGTGATGGCGTCGGCCTGCCTGCCGCAATTGTTCCGCGCCGTCGAGATCAAGGGCGTGCCCTATTGGGATGGCGGCTATGGCGGCAATCCAGCGCTCTATCCCTTCTTCAAGACGACTACCGAGGATGTGCTTCTGGTGCAGATCAATCCCGTGGTGCGCGAGGGAACGCCGAAAAGCGCCAACGAGATCCAGAACCGCATCGACGAGATCACCTTCAACGCCGGGCTGCTGCGCGAATTCCGCTCGATCGCCTTCGTCAAGGAACTGATCGCCGCAGGGCGTCTGCCGCATGGCGAATACCGCGACATCCGCATGCACCGCATCGATGCCGACGAGGCATTCAAGGATCTCTCGGCGTCGTCCAAGGTCAACGCCGAATGGGCATTCCTGGCCTATCTGCGCGATCTCGGCCGCACCGCCGCCAGCGATTGGCTGGAGGAAAATTACGATGCGGTGGGCAAAACGGCGACGCTCGATCTCTCCGGCCAGCTCGATGACGGCTTCAAGCCGGTGCGTGGCCCAGCGCCGGGCCGGCGGGTCAAGGAATTCCTTGCCGCTCGGCTAAAGCCCGAGGTGGCGCGCCGTCAGGCTTGA
- the phaR gene encoding polyhydroxyalkanoate synthesis repressor PhaR, which yields MAAKDDPIIIKKYANRRLYNTGTSTYVTLEDLAEMVKKGEEFTVQDAKTGDDITHPVLTQIIFELENKDGQNMLPIPFLRQLIAYYGDQMQMIVPSFLEQSMLAFSKEQERFREQMKGAIGKSPLDMMKITTPIKALEEQTRRNMEMFQNAMRLFTPFPPAGSNGAAAAAPEPARKETPEKSDDLQELKDQMAAMQRKLDTMS from the coding sequence ATGGCCGCTAAAGACGATCCGATCATCATCAAGAAATATGCCAATCGCCGCCTCTACAATACGGGGACGAGCACCTATGTGACGCTTGAGGACCTCGCCGAAATGGTCAAGAAGGGCGAGGAGTTTACCGTCCAGGATGCCAAGACGGGCGATGACATCACCCATCCGGTGCTGACGCAGATCATCTTCGAGCTTGAGAACAAGGACGGGCAGAACATGCTGCCGATCCCGTTCCTGCGCCAGCTGATCGCCTATTACGGCGACCAGATGCAGATGATCGTGCCCAGTTTCCTCGAGCAGTCGATGCTCGCCTTCTCCAAGGAGCAGGAGCGCTTTCGCGAGCAGATGAAAGGCGCGATCGGCAAGTCGCCGCTGGACATGATGAAGATCACGACGCCGATCAAGGCGCTGGAGGAACAGACCCGCCGCAACATGGAAATGTTCCAGAACGCGATGCGCTTATTCACGCCGTTCCCGCCAGCGGGCTCGAACGGCGCTGCCGCGGCGGCGCCTGAACCCGCGAGGAAGGAGACGCCGGAGAAATCCGACGACCTTCAGGAGCTGAAGGATCAGATGGCCGCGATGCAGCGCAAGCTCGACACAATGTCGTGA
- a CDS encoding 3-hydroxybutyrate dehydrogenase, protein MIATKIAVVTGSTSGIGLAIANALAAQGHNLVINSFSDTAADHAIADAIAKRHGVKTAYIKADMSKPAECRALISKAAETFGTVDILVNNAGIQHVAPVEDFPTEKWDAIIAINLSSAFHTIAAVIPLMKKAGGGRIVNIASAHGLVASPFKSAYVSAKHGIMGLTKTVALELAREKITCNAICPGYVLTPLVEAQIPDQMKANKMDRETVIREVMLEKQPTKEFVTVEQVAAAAVFLCSDAAAQINGTHISVDGGWTAQ, encoded by the coding sequence TTGATCGCCACAAAAATCGCTGTTGTCACCGGCTCCACCTCGGGTATCGGCCTGGCCATTGCCAATGCGCTGGCGGCTCAGGGCCACAACCTGGTCATCAATTCCTTCTCCGATACGGCCGCCGACCACGCCATCGCCGACGCGATCGCCAAACGGCACGGCGTCAAGACCGCCTATATCAAGGCCGACATGTCGAAGCCCGCCGAGTGCCGGGCGTTGATTTCCAAGGCGGCCGAGACATTCGGCACGGTCGATATTCTCGTCAACAATGCCGGCATCCAGCATGTCGCACCGGTGGAGGATTTTCCGACCGAGAAGTGGGATGCGATCATCGCCATCAATCTGTCGTCAGCGTTCCACACCATCGCGGCGGTGATCCCGCTGATGAAAAAGGCCGGCGGCGGACGGATCGTCAACATCGCCTCGGCGCATGGTCTGGTCGCTTCGCCCTTCAAGTCCGCCTATGTCTCCGCCAAGCACGGCATCATGGGGCTGACCAAGACGGTGGCCCTCGAGCTTGCGCGCGAAAAGATCACCTGCAACGCCATCTGCCCCGGCTATGTGCTGACGCCGCTGGTCGAGGCGCAGATTCCCGACCAGATGAAGGCCAACAAGATGGACCGCGAGACGGTCATCCGCGAGGTCATGCTTGAAAAGCAGCCGACCAAGGAATTCGTCACGGTGGAACAGGTGGCGGCGGCGGCGGTCTTCCTGTGTTCGGACGCGGCGGCTCAGATCAACGGCACGCATATTTCGGTCGATGGAGGCTGGACCGCCCAGTGA
- a CDS encoding citrate synthase/methylcitrate synthase has translation MVNGLDDVVAAETVLSDVDGLGGHLTIRGHSLLELAGRWSFSQVVRLLLDGFFDDLPGDAELVEKIGQARGEVFTRLQPLFPSLVSLDIYSAMRAGMAFLPDGDTLEDALRLIAAPAVLTPALLRLQRGERPMAPDVQADHAGDMLRMLNGAAASPALAKALDTYLVTVCDHGLNASTFATRVVASTQAGLTSSILAGLGALKGPLHGGAPGPVIEMLNAIEAHGDAAGWLRDEVSHGERIMGFGHRIYRVRDPRADVLKAVVRQLGAEGQTGRRLAFAEKVEQAALEVLRVAKPSRTLQTNVEFYTALLLETAGFPKEAFTNVFAAGRVAGWIAHAREQQTTGRLIRPQSRYVGPVPDLVA, from the coding sequence ATGGTAAACGGGCTCGATGACGTGGTGGCGGCGGAAACCGTGCTTTCCGATGTCGACGGTCTTGGCGGCCATCTGACGATCCGAGGCCATTCGCTGCTGGAACTCGCTGGTCGCTGGAGTTTCTCCCAGGTGGTCCGCTTGCTGCTGGACGGCTTTTTCGACGATCTTCCGGGCGACGCGGAACTGGTCGAAAAGATCGGTCAGGCGCGCGGCGAGGTGTTCACGCGGCTTCAGCCACTGTTTCCGTCACTGGTTTCGCTCGACATCTACAGCGCTATGCGCGCCGGCATGGCCTTTCTGCCGGACGGCGACACGCTGGAGGACGCGCTTCGGCTGATCGCGGCACCCGCCGTGCTGACGCCGGCCCTGCTGCGCTTGCAGCGTGGCGAGCGGCCGATGGCGCCGGACGTGCAGGCTGATCATGCCGGCGACATGTTGAGGATGCTCAACGGCGCCGCCGCTTCGCCGGCACTGGCGAAAGCGCTCGACACCTACCTCGTCACTGTCTGTGATCACGGCCTCAATGCCTCGACCTTCGCGACCCGCGTGGTCGCCTCGACGCAGGCCGGCCTGACGTCGTCGATATTGGCAGGCCTCGGTGCGCTGAAGGGACCGCTACATGGCGGCGCGCCGGGCCCGGTGATCGAGATGCTCAACGCGATCGAAGCGCATGGCGACGCGGCCGGCTGGCTGCGCGATGAAGTCTCACATGGCGAGCGCATCATGGGATTCGGCCATCGTATCTATCGTGTGCGTGATCCACGCGCGGACGTGCTGAAGGCGGTCGTGCGCCAGCTGGGCGCGGAGGGCCAGACCGGTCGTCGGCTGGCTTTCGCCGAGAAGGTGGAGCAAGCGGCCCTTGAGGTGCTTCGGGTCGCCAAGCCGTCGCGCACGCTGCAGACCAATGTCGAGTTCTACACCGCATTGCTGCTGGAGACAGCCGGCTTCCCGAAGGAGGCGTTCACCAATGTCTTTGCTGCCGGGCGCGTCGCCGGCTGGATCGCCCATGCGCGTGAGCAGCAGACGACGGGACGGCTGATCCGTCCACAGTCGCGTTATGTCGGGCCTGTGCCGGACCTTGTTGCCTGA
- a CDS encoding helicase-related protein has translation MNIQQKHTEPLILSGRDVTAVLGPTNTGKTHLAIERMVAHETGVIGLPLRLLAREVYTRVCEKVGAHKVALITGEEKIQPPGAKYSVCTVEAMPRETDAAFVAIDEVQLAGDLERGHIFTDRILHLRGRQETLLLGAATMHGILQRLLKGVSVVTRPRLSHLAYAGSKKLTRLPRRTAIVAFSADEVYAIAELIRRQQGGAAVVLGALSPRTRNAQVALFQSGDVDYLVATDAIGMGLNLDLDHVAFAQNRKFDGYQYRNLTAAELGQIAGRAGRHLRDGTFGVTGQVDPLDEELVKRIESHDFDPVKVLQWRTAHFDFASLDALKRSIETNAPVEGLTRALPAVDAQALEYLSRDEDIRALATDAKRVALLWEACALPDYRKIAPAQHADLIASIYMDLARHGHVDENYMAEQVRRADTTEGDIDTLSHRIAQIRTWTFVSNRPGWLADQAHWQEKTREIEDRLSDALHQRLTKRFVDRRTSVLMRRLRENTMPEAEISSTGTVLVEGHHVGELQGFRFTADQSAGGEDAKAVRTAAQKALATEFEARAERFGACANGDIALGSDGTLRWIGAPIGTLVSGEDALKPRLVLLADEQLTGPARDKVAARAERFVNFQIESLLKPLVDLKNADQITGIGRGIAFQLVEQFGLINRRDIADEMKSLDQEGRAALRRLGVRFGAYHVFVPALIKPAPAGLVTLLWALKNDGKDKPGFGDVVHALASGRTSVVIDPTFDKSFYKLAGYRNLGRRAVRVDILERLADLIRPATNWKPGLGQRPDGAYDGQSFMVTPPMMSILGANADDMEEILKGLGYRAEPKPPAEVKARLEAQDNAAREAAAAKLVAEEAARAERAKAAEAAATDTVAEASIEGSEPADTVEDTVEIAAEPIAEAVAEPAAEEHPEATEEAVTEAVAEVPAEPELAAEPEAEAEPVAIAPTEPVSEAAPMAEAVSGDIAAVPEAAPAAAIVEPAAEAEAPKPILLWRQARFDQRPRHREDNRRNNRPRNGQAARGPGDAPADAATAGQAAATPGERPAREGRRDQREGAGKPRFDRSKFKPKPQGEGGERREGKPQGERPDRRESRPDWKGGRPDNKGGPQGAKPVFQPKPREERPVRFDPDSPFAKLAALRDQLKK, from the coding sequence ATGAACATCCAACAGAAACATACCGAGCCGCTGATCCTGTCGGGCCGCGACGTGACCGCCGTGCTTGGGCCCACCAACACGGGCAAGACCCATCTCGCCATCGAGCGCATGGTGGCGCATGAGACTGGCGTCATCGGCCTGCCGCTCAGGCTGCTGGCGCGGGAAGTCTACACACGCGTCTGCGAAAAGGTCGGCGCCCACAAGGTGGCGCTCATCACCGGCGAGGAAAAGATCCAGCCGCCAGGCGCCAAATATTCGGTTTGCACGGTGGAAGCCATGCCGCGCGAGACCGACGCCGCCTTCGTCGCCATCGACGAAGTGCAGCTTGCCGGCGATCTCGAGCGTGGTCACATCTTCACCGATCGCATCCTGCATCTGCGCGGCCGCCAGGAGACGCTGCTTCTGGGTGCGGCCACCATGCACGGCATTCTCCAGCGCCTGCTGAAGGGCGTATCCGTGGTGACACGGCCACGCCTGTCGCATCTCGCCTATGCCGGTTCGAAGAAGCTGACCCGCCTGCCCCGGCGCACAGCGATCGTCGCCTTCTCCGCCGACGAGGTCTATGCCATCGCCGAATTGATCCGCCGCCAGCAGGGCGGTGCCGCCGTGGTGCTCGGCGCGCTCAGCCCACGCACTCGCAACGCCCAGGTGGCGCTGTTCCAGTCGGGCGATGTCGACTATCTCGTCGCCACCGACGCCATCGGCATGGGCCTCAACCTCGATCTCGATCACGTCGCCTTCGCCCAGAACCGCAAATTCGACGGCTATCAGTATCGTAACCTGACGGCGGCCGAGCTTGGCCAGATCGCCGGCCGCGCCGGCCGGCACCTGCGCGATGGCACCTTTGGCGTCACCGGCCAGGTTGATCCGCTCGACGAAGAGCTGGTGAAACGGATCGAGAGCCATGATTTCGATCCTGTGAAGGTGCTGCAGTGGCGCACCGCTCATTTCGACTTCGCCAGCCTCGATGCGCTGAAGCGCTCGATCGAAACCAACGCACCGGTCGAGGGCCTGACACGCGCGCTTCCGGCGGTCGACGCGCAGGCGCTCGAATATCTGTCGCGCGACGAGGACATCCGCGCGCTTGCCACCGATGCCAAGCGCGTCGCGCTGCTTTGGGAAGCCTGCGCCCTGCCCGATTACAGGAAGATCGCGCCGGCCCAGCATGCCGACCTCATTGCGTCGATCTACATGGACCTCGCCAGGCATGGCCATGTCGACGAGAACTACATGGCCGAGCAAGTGCGCCGAGCCGACACCACCGAGGGCGATATCGACACGCTCTCCCACCGTATTGCCCAGATCCGCACCTGGACATTTGTGTCGAACCGGCCGGGCTGGCTGGCCGATCAGGCACACTGGCAGGAAAAGACGCGCGAAATCGAAGACAGATTGTCGGATGCGTTGCATCAGCGGTTGACGAAACGCTTCGTAGACCGCAGGACTTCCGTCCTCATGCGGCGCCTTAGAGAAAATACCATGCCTGAAGCCGAAATTAGTTCTACCGGAACCGTCCTTGTCGAAGGCCACCATGTCGGCGAGTTGCAGGGGTTCCGATTTACCGCCGACCAAAGCGCCGGCGGCGAAGACGCCAAGGCCGTGCGCACGGCCGCGCAAAAAGCGCTGGCCACCGAGTTCGAGGCGCGCGCCGAACGCTTTGGCGCCTGCGCCAACGGCGATATCGCGCTTGGCTCGGACGGCACGCTGCGCTGGATCGGCGCGCCGATCGGCACGCTGGTGTCAGGCGAGGACGCGCTGAAGCCCCGTCTGGTGCTGCTGGCCGACGAACAGCTGACCGGCCCGGCGCGCGACAAGGTCGCCGCGCGTGCCGAGCGTTTCGTCAATTTCCAGATCGAATCACTGCTGAAGCCGCTGGTCGATCTCAAGAATGCCGACCAGATCACCGGTATCGGCCGCGGCATCGCCTTCCAGCTCGTCGAACAATTCGGCCTCATCAACCGTCGTGACATCGCCGACGAGATGAAGTCGCTCGACCAGGAAGGTCGCGCGGCCCTTCGCCGTCTCGGCGTGCGCTTCGGCGCCTACCACGTCTTCGTGCCCGCCCTGATCAAGCCGGCGCCAGCCGGACTGGTGACGCTGCTGTGGGCGTTGAAGAATGACGGCAAGGACAAGCCCGGCTTTGGCGACGTGGTGCACGCACTCGCTTCCGGCCGCACCTCCGTGGTCATCGACCCGACCTTCGACAAGTCCTTCTACAAGCTTGCCGGCTATCGCAATCTCGGCCGCCGCGCCGTGCGCGTCGACATTCTGGAGCGGCTGGCCGACCTGATCCGCCCAGCGACCAACTGGAAGCCCGGCCTCGGCCAGCGCCCCGACGGCGCCTATGACGGCCAGTCCTTCATGGTGACGCCGCCGATGATGTCGATCCTCGGCGCCAATGCCGACGACATGGAAGAAATCCTGAAGGGCCTTGGCTACCGTGCCGAGCCTAAGCCACCGGCGGAGGTCAAGGCACGGCTCGAAGCGCAGGACAATGCCGCGCGCGAGGCGGCCGCTGCAAAGCTGGTGGCGGAAGAGGCCGCACGGGCCGAGCGGGCCAAGGCGGCGGAGGCCGCGGCAACCGACACAGTCGCGGAGGCATCGATCGAAGGTTCGGAGCCAGCCGACACTGTCGAGGACACCGTCGAAATCGCCGCTGAACCCATCGCGGAAGCGGTCGCGGAGCCTGCAGCCGAAGAGCACCCCGAAGCCACGGAAGAGGCCGTAACGGAAGCAGTTGCGGAAGTTCCAGCCGAACCTGAATTGGCTGCCGAGCCAGAGGCGGAAGCAGAACCTGTCGCGATCGCGCCGACAGAGCCGGTATCCGAAGCCGCGCCCATGGCGGAAGCGGTGTCAGGCGATATTGCCGCGGTGCCGGAGGCAGCCCCAGCGGCAGCCATCGTCGAGCCCGCAGCGGAAGCCGAAGCGCCAAAGCCCATCCTGTTGTGGCGGCAAGCCCGTTTCGACCAGCGTCCGCGCCACCGCGAAGACAACCGCAGGAACAACCGTCCGCGCAACGGCCAGGCCGCGCGCGGCCCCGGCGATGCGCCGGCGGATGCCGCGACGGCCGGACAGGCGGCGGCTACGCCCGGAGAACGGCCTGCTCGTGAAGGACGGCGCGATCAGCGCGAGGGGGCCGGCAAGCCACGTTTCGACCGCTCGAAGTTCAAGCCCAAACCCCAGGGTGAAGGCGGTGAGCGTCGCGAGGGCAAGCCGCAGGGCGAACGCCCCGATCGTCGCGAAAGTCGGCCCGACTGGAAGGGTGGCAGGCCGGATAACAAGGGTGGTCCACAAGGTGCAAAGCCTGTGTTCCAGCCGAAGCCGCGCGAGGAGCGCCCGGTGCGCTTTGATCCGGACTCTCCCTTCGCCAAGCTTGCCGCCTTGCGTGATCAACTGAAGAAGTAG
- a CDS encoding citrate synthase, which produces MSEWLSRDEALGRLKVRAQTLYAYVSRGRIGMRPDEEDPRRSQYRADDIAALATRRARGRRPSAIAESAIAWGEPAIATSISTILHGHLVYRGQDAVALSNEATLEETAGVLWALPNQVRFQSPSTDSPHQSGRSAAFAQLASLAGEGRPSLGRSPASLHGDAAQAIGMLAGALGAVPGTDAVHDRLAQGWSVDASGADTIRRALVLLADHELNASTFAARVAASTGAPLAACLLAGLSALSGPRHGGAGEAVMQLADDATRHGADAAIRRWLDHDRPLPGFGHPLYPDGDPRAASLLPRVASDSVLSSLREMAFAATGMRPNVDFALAALTRGLRLPSDTPFRLFALGRGIGWAAHAVEQITSGSLIRPRGRYEGLLP; this is translated from the coding sequence ATGTCGGAGTGGCTGTCACGGGACGAAGCGCTGGGAAGGCTCAAGGTACGGGCGCAGACGCTCTACGCCTATGTCAGCCGTGGGCGCATCGGCATGCGACCGGACGAGGAAGATCCGCGCCGCAGCCAGTATCGCGCCGACGACATCGCGGCGCTGGCGACGCGCCGGGCACGCGGGCGACGTCCTTCGGCCATCGCCGAGAGCGCGATTGCCTGGGGCGAGCCGGCGATCGCCACTTCCATCTCGACCATCCTGCATGGCCACCTCGTCTATCGCGGCCAGGATGCCGTCGCGCTTTCCAACGAGGCGACGCTGGAAGAAACGGCTGGTGTCCTGTGGGCATTGCCAAATCAGGTGCGTTTCCAGTCACCGTCGACGGACAGCCCGCATCAAAGCGGCCGATCCGCTGCCTTTGCGCAACTTGCCTCGCTTGCCGGCGAAGGCCGTCCTTCTCTCGGACGCAGTCCCGCCTCGCTCCATGGCGATGCGGCGCAAGCAATTGGAATGCTGGCGGGCGCGCTCGGCGCGGTCCCCGGAACAGATGCTGTCCACGATCGCCTGGCGCAAGGTTGGTCAGTGGATGCCTCGGGTGCGGACACGATCCGTCGCGCCCTTGTCCTGCTCGCCGATCACGAGCTGAACGCATCGACCTTTGCCGCACGTGTCGCGGCCTCGACCGGAGCGCCGCTGGCCGCCTGCCTGCTGGCGGGACTGTCGGCACTTTCAGGCCCGCGCCATGGCGGCGCCGGCGAAGCGGTGATGCAGCTGGCTGATGACGCCACCCGGCACGGCGCCGACGCGGCAATCAGGCGCTGGCTCGACCATGACCGGCCGCTGCCCGGTTTCGGCCATCCGCTCTATCCCGATGGCGATCCACGGGCAGCATCGTTGCTCCCCAGGGTTGCTAGCGACAGTGTCCTGTCGTCCCTGCGCGAGATGGCCTTCGCGGCAACAGGCATGCGACCAAACGTTGATTTCGCTCTGGCCGCGCTGACGCGCGGTCTCCGCTTGCCGTCCGACACGCCGTTCCGCCTGTTCGCGCTCGGCCGCGGCATCGGCTGGGCCGCGCATGCCGTCGAACAGATAACGAGTGGAAGTCTTATCAGGCCGCGCGGGCGCTATGAGGGATTGCTGCCGTAG
- a CDS encoding acetyl-CoA C-acetyltransferase: MSASIVIASAARTAVGSFNGAFAATPAHELGAVVIRELLSRAGVEPAEVDEVILGQVLTAAQGQNPARQASIIAGLPKETTAWSLNQVCGSGLRAIALGMQQIATGDAKMIIAGGQESMSLSPHAEHLRAGVKMGDYKMIDTMIKDGLWDAFNGYHMGNTAENVARQFQITRDDQDQFALASQNKAEAAQKAGKFKDEIVPFTIKGKKGDTIVDQDEYIRHGATIDAMTKLKPAFDKDGTVTAANASGINDGAAGALLMSEAEAARRGITPLARIVSWATAGVDPAIMGTGPIPASRKALEKAGWSVGDLDLVEANEAFAAQACAVNKDMGWDPSIVNVNGGAIAIGHPIGASGARIFNTLVYEMRRRGAKKGLATLCIGGGMGVALCVEAL; this comes from the coding sequence ATGTCCGCTTCCATCGTCATTGCCAGTGCCGCGCGCACGGCCGTCGGCTCCTTCAACGGCGCCTTCGCCGCCACCCCCGCACATGAACTCGGTGCCGTCGTCATAAGGGAATTGTTGTCGCGTGCCGGTGTCGAGCCGGCCGAGGTCGACGAGGTTATCCTCGGCCAGGTGCTGACCGCGGCCCAGGGTCAGAACCCGGCTCGCCAGGCATCGATCATCGCCGGCCTGCCCAAGGAAACCACTGCCTGGAGCCTCAACCAGGTTTGCGGCTCGGGGCTGCGCGCGATTGCCTTGGGCATGCAGCAGATCGCCACCGGCGATGCCAAGATGATCATCGCCGGCGGGCAGGAATCGATGTCGCTTTCGCCGCATGCCGAGCATCTGCGCGCCGGCGTCAAGATGGGCGATTACAAGATGATCGACACCATGATCAAGGACGGGTTGTGGGATGCCTTCAACGGCTATCACATGGGCAATACCGCCGAAAACGTCGCCCGCCAGTTCCAGATCACCCGCGACGACCAGGACCAGTTCGCGCTGGCTTCGCAAAACAAGGCCGAGGCCGCGCAGAAGGCCGGCAAGTTCAAGGACGAGATCGTACCCTTCACCATCAAGGGCAAGAAGGGCGACACCATTGTCGACCAGGACGAGTACATCCGCCATGGCGCCACGATCGACGCCATGACCAAGCTGAAGCCGGCCTTCGACAAGGACGGCACGGTGACCGCCGCCAACGCGTCCGGCATCAATGACGGCGCCGCCGGCGCGCTGCTGATGAGCGAAGCGGAGGCCGCAAGGCGCGGGATCACCCCGCTGGCGCGCATCGTTTCCTGGGCGACCGCCGGCGTCGATCCGGCGATCATGGGCACGGGACCCATTCCCGCCTCGCGCAAGGCGTTGGAAAAGGCCGGCTGGTCGGTTGGGGATCTCGACCTAGTCGAAGCCAACGAGGCCTTTGCGGCGCAGGCCTGCGCCGTGAACAAGGACATGGGCTGGGACCCGTCGATCGTGAACGTCAATGGCGGCGCGATCGCCATCGGCCACCCGATCGGTGCATCGGGCGCCCGCATTTTCAACACGCTGGTCTACGAGATGCGCCGTCGAGGCGCCAAGAAGGGGCTGGCCACCCTGTGCATAGGCGGCGGCATGGGCGTCGCCTTGTGCGTGGAAGCACTCTGA
- the phbB gene encoding acetoacetyl-CoA reductase yields the protein MTKVAIVTGGSRGIGAAISIALKNAGYSVAANYAGNEEAAAKFTAQTGIKTYKWSVADYDACAAGIKQIEADFGPVSVLVNNAGITRDAMFHKLTREQWKEVIDTNLSGVFNMTHPLWGGMRDRKFGRVITISSINGQKGQAGQVNYSAAKAGDIGFSKALAQEGARAGITVNVICPGYIATEMVKAIDEKVLNERIIPQIPVGRLGEPEEIARCVVFLASDDAGFITGSTITANGGQYFA from the coding sequence ATGACCAAGGTTGCAATCGTCACGGGTGGATCGCGCGGCATCGGCGCGGCGATCTCGATCGCATTGAAGAACGCCGGCTATTCGGTTGCCGCCAACTATGCCGGCAATGAAGAGGCGGCGGCGAAGTTCACCGCGCAGACCGGTATCAAGACCTACAAATGGTCGGTCGCCGACTACGACGCCTGCGCCGCCGGCATCAAGCAGATCGAGGCGGATTTCGGCCCGGTCTCGGTGCTCGTCAACAATGCCGGCATCACCCGCGACGCCATGTTCCACAAATTGACGCGCGAGCAGTGGAAAGAGGTCATCGACACCAATTTGTCCGGTGTCTTCAACATGACGCATCCGCTGTGGGGCGGCATGCGCGACCGCAAGTTCGGCCGCGTCATCACCATTTCCTCGATCAACGGCCAGAAGGGCCAGGCCGGCCAGGTCAATTATTCCGCCGCCAAGGCCGGCGACATAGGCTTCTCGAAGGCGCTGGCCCAGGAGGGTGCCCGCGCCGGCATCACCGTCAACGTCATATGCCCCGGCTACATCGCCACCGAAATGGTCAAGGCGATCGACGAGAAGGTGCTGAACGAGCGTATCATCCCGCAGATCCCTGTCGGCCGCCTTGGCGAGCCGGAAGAGATCGCGCGTTGCGTCGTCTTCCTTGCCTCCGACGATGCCGGCTTCATCACCGGCTCGACCATTACTGCCAATGGCGGCCAGTACTTCGCCTGA